Proteins encoded together in one Musa acuminata AAA Group cultivar baxijiao chromosome BXJ3-6, Cavendish_Baxijiao_AAA, whole genome shotgun sequence window:
- the LOC135641004 gene encoding protein CURLY FLAG LEAF 1-like, whose translation MAKKEIPFGGEKERKVLELRAVNNPELSLGGSLSLLCGRTNSSSSESDANSRRKRKQTWSDPVMIQTSIDLQLNDPLPLDWEQCLDLRSGRMYYLNRKTLRRSWTKPKEQKLDLELNISSLPTSDEKANSTNPDEEAKKYTLTGNMVAVVCINCHLLVMLFRSSPSCPNCRHMNSLPLPAQYPMTSGKLETVNSPKTLSLLH comes from the exons ATGGCCAAGAAAGAGATTCCTTTTGGtggagagaaggagaggaaggtgCTCGAGTTGAGAGCTGTGAACAACCCGGAGCTTTCGCTGGGTGGTTCCCTGTCACTCTTATGTGGGAGAACAAACAGCTCATCTTCAGAGTCGGATGCGAATTcgcggaggaagaggaagcaaacTTGGTCTGATCCTGTGATGATTCAGACTAGTATTGATCTCCAGCTCAATGATCCCTTGCCACTGGATTGGGAGCAATGCCTAGATCTTCGA TCTGGAAGGATGTATTACTTGAACAGGAAGACATTGAGAAGGAGCTGGACGAAGCCAAAGGAGCAAAAGCTTGACCTGGAGCTCAACATCTCATCCTTGCCAACCTCAGATGAGAAGGCTAACTCCACAAATCCAGACGAAGAAGCAAAGAAATACACCCTTACCGGAAACATGGTTGCAGTGGTGTGCATAAACTGCCATCTCCTTGTCATGCTGTTCAGGTCATCTCCTTCGTGTCCAAACTGCAGGCACATGAACTCGCTGCCTCTCCCAGCACAGTACCCCATGACTTCGGGCAAGCTCGAGACTGTCAACTCCCCCAAAACCCTAAGTCTTCTCCACTAG
- the LOC103988677 gene encoding uncharacterized protein ycf20, which translates to MACGGAVVQVPNLGFGSQKKFYLQRYKMTQKYSPRYRSIRAVQENEGPRRLIDIIRLIPDASRNYFRSRPRRALFGGISLLGGFYVAQTISLSFGALGVNDVIAAVVCVLLTEYVTRFYYSRPKVTFPIALLNNFKMGFTYGLFIDAFKLAS; encoded by the coding sequence ATGGCATGCGGTGGAGCTGTTGTCCAAGTGCCCAACCTTGGCTTTGGTTCACAAAAAAAGTTCTACCTTCAGAGATACAAAATGACACAGAAGTATTCACCCAGATACCGAAGTATTCGAGCAGTACAGGAAAATGAGGGCCCACGAAGACTAATTGACATCATTCGCCTCATCCCAGATGCCTCAAGGAATTACTTCAGAAGCCGTCCTCGCAGAGCACTTTTTGGTGGTATCTCATTGTTGGGTGGCTTTTATGTTGCACAAACAATTTCTCTGTCATTTGGTGCTTTGGGTGTGAATGATGTAATTGCTGCAGTGGTATGTGTTCTTCTTACTGAGTATGTGACCAGATTTTACTACAGTCGGCCCAAAGTAACCTTTCCTATTGCGCTACTAAACAATTTCAAGATGGGATTCACATATGGGCTTTTCATTGATGCTTTCAAGCTTGCTAGTTAA